One Drosophila subobscura isolate 14011-0131.10 chromosome U, UCBerk_Dsub_1.0, whole genome shotgun sequence DNA window includes the following coding sequences:
- the LOC117900814 gene encoding transcription initiation factor TFIID subunit 10b, translating into MVGSNFGIIYGLTGPSNQGAPGQGGAGMSAGGGAAERDRLSTAAHLSDFMLQLEDYTPLIPDAVAAHYLNSSGFHADDKRIVRLISIAAQKYMSEIVDDALQNSKARTHMQTTNTPGGSKAKDRKFTLTMEDLQPALADYGINVRKMDYSQ; encoded by the exons atggttGGATCCAATTTTGGCATAATCTACGGACTTACGGGCCCTTCAAACCAAGGTGCACCTGGGCAGGGAGGAGCAGGCATGTCTGCTGGTGGAGGAGCCGCAGAACGCGACCGCCTCTCAACCGCAGCCCATCTGAGCGACTTTATGTTGCAGCTGGAAGACTACACTCCGTTGATTCCCGATGCCGTGGCAGCGCACTACCTGAATTCAAGTGGATTCCACGCGGACGACAAACGCATTGTACGTCTCATTAGCATTGCAGCCCAGAAATACATGTCGGAGATTGTGGACGATGCTCTGCAGAACTCCAAAGCGCGTACGCACATGCAAACCACCAACACCCCTGGTGGATCCAAG GCCAAGGATCGCAAATTTACATTGACCATGGAAGATCTGCAGCCAGCACTGGCCGACTACGGCATCAATGTGCGCAAAATGGACTACAGCCAGTGA
- the LOC117900813 gene encoding transcription initiation factor TFIID subunit 10, which produces MASDGEDMNVTPAESLASATDTEDEEPPLSPKHLSDQESEDDLEVEEGPASSEEADLDELLRQLEDYTPTIPDALTVNMLKSAGFAKVDPQIVRLVSVSAQKFISDIANDALQHCKTRTTNIQHSSGHSSSKDKKNPKDRKYTLAMEDLVPALADHGITMRKPQYFV; this is translated from the exons atggCTTCTGATGGAGAGGATATGAATGTAACACCTGCAGAATCTCTGGCCTCTGCGACTGACACGGAGGATGAGGAGCCGCCGTTAAGCCCCAAGCATCTCTCTGACCAGGAATCGGAGGATGACTTGGAAGTTGAGGAGGGGCCAGCCTCGTCCGAAGAAGCTGATTTGGATGAGCTGCTCCGACAGCTAGAGGATTACACGCCCACGATACCCGATGCCCTGACGGTCAACATGCTTAAATCT GCTGGATTCGCAAAGGTGGACCCGCAGATTGTGCGTTTGGTGTCTGTGTCGGCGCAAAAGTTCATATCGGACATAGCCAATGATGCACTGCAGCACTGCAAGACCCGCACCACCAACATTCAGCACTCCAGTGGACACAGCTCCAGCAAGGACAAGAAGAACCCCAAGGATCGCAAGTATACATTGGCCATGGAGGATTTGGTTCCAGCTCTAGCCGATCACGGCATAACCATGCGGAAGCCCCAATACtttgtttag
- the LOC117900815 gene encoding histidine triad nucleotide-binding protein 1, producing MNLVRVFSSRTFATTFARMASEVDKAQTASASEDTIFGKILRKEIPCKFIHEDDKCVAFHDVAPQAPTHFLVIPRKPIAQLSLADDGDSELLGHLMLVGRKVANDLGLEKGYRVVINNGQDGAQSVYHLHLHFLGGRQMQWPPG from the exons ATGAATTTAGTTCGTGTTTTCAG ctCTCGCACTTTTGCTACAACTTTTGCCAGAATGGCGAGCGAGGTAGATAAGGCTCAAACTGCCTCGGCAAGCGAAGACACCATTTTCGGAAAGATTCTACGCAAGGAGATACCTTGCAAATTTATCCACGAGGATGACAAG TGCGTGGCCTTCCATGATGTGGCCCCTCAGGCTCCGACTCATTTTCTGGTGATTCCCCGCAAACCAATTGCTCAGCTCTCCCTGGCGGACGATGGCGATAGCGAGCTGCTGGGACACCTCATGCTCGTGGGCCGCAAGGTGGCCAATGACCTGGGTCTGGAGAAGGGCTACCGCGTCGTCATTAACAATGGACAAGACGGAGCCCAGTCGGTTtaccatttgcatttgcacttTCTCGGCGGTCGTCAAATGCAGTGGCCCCCTGGCTAA
- the LOC117900811 gene encoding rab-like protein 3 codes for MTHFQEFQRIEGNVRTVRILILGDPGVGKTSLTNLLANSAITPTRSSRSVENSEWTVQARLHKYPIMEHLPLTPEWTSPSSSERSIQWKLPREPPHVSEVIYFVEFYDKNSSISKSRVDRNPLYKNIDGMVLAYNMQDMQSQDHLHDWMYGPLLEISQHRHSKHKRLLDRHHVPILVVGTMLDRLDKRPLRRHGTIAHQLGAEEMLLNCLDPHSLDEKTRNHGKVCNFLNRAVDFKMFMP; via the exons ATGACACATTTCCAGGAATTTCAGAGGATTGAAGGGAACGTGCGCACGGTTCGGATTCTGATATTGGGCGATCCAG gTGTTGGAAAAACGAGTTTGACTAACTTGCTTGCCAACAGCGCcatcacgccaacacgctcctccCGATCCGTTGAAAACAGCGAATGGACCGTTCAAGCGCGTCTGCATAAGTACCCCATCATGGAACACCTTCCACTCACACCGGAGTGGACGTCGCCCTCCTCATCGGAGCGGTCAATACAATGGAAGCTCCCGAGAGAGCCACCGCACGTTTCGGAAGTGATTTATTTCGTGGAATTCTATGATAAGAACTCTTCAATAAGCAAGAGTCGTGTGGACAGAAATCCCTTATATAAGAATATAGACGGTATGGTATTGGCTTATAATATGCAAGACATGCAGTCGCAGGACCATTTGCACGACTGGATGTACGGCCCACTGCTCGAGATTAGCCAGCACCGtcacagcaaacacaaacgtTTACTTGACCGTCATCATGTGCCCATCCTTGTCGTGGGCACCATGTTGGATAGGCTGGACAAACGTCCGCTACGTCGCCATGGAACTATTGCCCACCAATTGGGGGCCGAGGAGATGTTACTCAATTGCCTGGATCCTCATTCATTAGATGAAAAAACCCGCAATCACGGAAAAGTGTGCAATTTCTTGAACAGAGCAGTAGACTTTAAGATGTTTATGccataa